Proteins from a single region of Eremothecium gossypii ATCC 10895 chromosome VI, complete sequence:
- the RFC2 gene encoding replication factor C subunit 2 (Syntenic homolog of Saccharomyces cerevisiae YJR068W (RFC2)), whose product MTAEPLFKKQKVSNRDEPEESKPWVEKYRPRKLDDVASQAHAITVLKRTLESANLPHMLFYGPPGTGKTSTILALTKELFGPSLMKSRVLELNASDERGISIVREKVKNFARLTVTNPTKEDLEQYPCPPYKIIILDEADSMTADAQSALRRTMETYSSVTRFCLICNYVTRIIDPLASRCSKFRFKPLDNVNALGRLEQIAQQEALSYEAGALEKVLHIAEGDLRKAITLLQTAAKMTSYMAAEKITIAQVEELAGVVPDDIIKGLVEKIESKDLTEITKFVNKVVKSGWCGSSIISQLHDYYAENNELDAEKKTKIFLLLFKTDSRLSNGTDEHIQLLDLAMKITQV is encoded by the coding sequence ATGACTGCAGAACCATTATTCAAGAAGCAAAAGGTCAGCAATAGGGACGAGCCAGAAGAGAGCAAACCGTGGGTTGAGAAATACAGGCCAAGAAAGCTAGATGACGTCGCATCACAAGCACACGCGATTACGGTGCTAAAGAGAACTCTGGAGTCCGCCAACTTGCCGCATATGCTTTTCTATGGTCCACCAGGTACCGGGAAAACATCAACGATCCTTGCGCTAACGAAGGAGCTTTTCGGGCCCAGTCTAATGAAAAGTAGGGTCCTAGAACTGAACGCGTCCGATGAACGGGGTATTTCCATTGTTCGCGAAAAGGTGAAGAACTTTGCACGTCTGACAGTGACCAATCCAACGAAGGAGGATCTCGAGCAATACCCGTGTCCTCCCTACAAGATCATTATCCTCGACGAGGCAGACTCTATGACTGCGGATGCGCAGAGCGCGTTACGGCGCACCATGGAGACGTATTCGAGCGTCACGCGATTTTGCCTCATCTGCAATTATGTGACTCGCATCATCGATCCCCTGGCATCCAGGTGCTCCAAGTTCCGCTTCAAACCGCTTGATAACGTGAATGCATTGGGTAGGCTCGAGCAGATTGCGCAGCAGGAAGCGCTGAGTTACGAGGCGGGCGCGCTCGAGAAGGTTCTCCATATAGCAGAGGGAGACCTGAGAAAGGCGATCACGTTGCTCCAGACTGCAGCAAAGATGACCTCTTACATGGCAGCAGAGAAGATAACAATTGCACAGGTTGAGGAACTAGCGGGCGTTGTGCCAGATGACATTATAAAAGGACTAGTTGAGAAGATAGAGTCGAAGGATCTGACGGAAATTACGAAGTTCGTTAATAAGGTCGTGAAGAGCGGATGGTGCGGATCCTCCATCATATCTCAACTCCACGACTACTATGCTGAGAATAATGAGTTGGATGCTGAGAAAAAGACCAAGATTTTCTTATTGCTCTTTAAGACGGATTCTAGGCTTTCGAATGGTACCGACGAACACATACAGCTCCTGGATTTAGCGATGAAGATCACGCAAGTCTAA
- the EAP1 gene encoding Eap1p (Syntenic homolog of Saccharomyces cerevisiae YKL204W (EAP1)), whose protein sequence is MSTEVDVHGDSRGAEVLEDEVENAAEQSQAVEEGQKDELEKFIQNIKLKQTGAKAVDSPAGQIPAVGGALSSAGPLTAAPAVFTVDYKPQSTCKQHVYSVNELLKLQNKGTPLAADILASLPKKSFWRLTGRGHHEGRNSHGGNNKEGAPHDKKSSRHRNSRNGARRNNQHNNVRNNTHDLSKEVSRDELLAMEEELQPTGNSMADFEKWRAQVKVLERKKKGLLPIENKPEDKTKPSSSLSEFFNFKREGVPAAPLEELEPSESRFATPKGSSSRFSSFFSNASMSSNNGAQEANKAVPAAPAPEATQQTGGFRLMSLFNKEEKSPGSSSQPPATPATGTPTTQEAGTSQQPFVIHSNKLTDQSNQFLQSLMTKGKSTTIRQEPTGQSGSPHSNPQQQYLEKMSTSGKQQANAPPGLSKNSNSPPTVTAVPPPGFPMHFAHPHMIPPINNQIAMPPPAFQNFAIAPPPGVFTNAGMNADQGQPSLSQMQQPPHQQSQQQQQPHPHSHASQQSQPSQSSQQISQQPQQQAQHRNVIPSKRPQQGALPQFINGPGNMMPMQPMQGGQNQFSRQPPAGFAPYGQKIIPQPHGGFPPYGQAMMPQPPANFIPYGQKMSQTPMPGFNPYGQPIAPQLPQQKK, encoded by the coding sequence ATGTCAACAGAGGTAGATGTACACGGAGACAGCAGGGGGGCGGAAGTCCTCGAGGACGAGGTGGAGAACGCCGCGGAGCAGAGCCAGGCGGTGGAAGAGGGGCAGAAAGACGAGCTAGAGAAGTTTATCCAGAATATCAAGCTGAAACAGACGGGAGCGAAGGCCGTGGATTCACCTGCGGGCCAAATCCCGGCGGTTGGTGGCGCACTGAGCAGCGCAGGGCCGCTGAcagcggcgccagcggTTTTCACGGTGGACTACAAGCCGCAGTCGACGTGTAAGCAGCACGTGTACTCTGTCAACGAATTGCTCAAGTTGCAGAATAAGGGGACGCCCTTGGCGGCGGATATTCTCGCCTCGTTACCCAAGAAAAGCTTCTGGAGGCTTACTGGACGCGGGCACCATGAGGGACGCAATAGCCATGGAGGCAACAACAAAGAAGGGGCACCACATGATAAAAAAAGCTCGAGACATCGGAACTCCCGTAATGGTGCTAGGAGGAACAACCAGCACAATAACGTAAGAAACAACACTCACGATCTGTCCAAGGAGGTCAGCcgcgatgagctgctggcaatggaggaggagctgcagccCACGGGGAACTCGATGGCAGACTTTGAGAAGTGGCGTGCGCAGGTAAAGGTACTGGAGCGTAAAAAGAAGGGCCTTTTGCCGATTGAGAATAAACCCGAGGATAAGACAAAACCATCTAGTTCGCTTTCCGAATTTTTCAACTTCAAGAGGGAAGGCGTACCGGCAGCTCCGTTGGAAGAGCTCGAGCCGTCTGAGTCCAGGTTTGCGACACCAAAGGGGTCATCTTCCAGATTCTCTTCATTTTTCAGCAACGCGTCAATGTCATCCAATAACGGCGCACAGGAAGCCAATAAGGCAGTTCCAGCCGCTCCAGCGCCGGAAGCTACTCAGCAGACGGGGGGATTTAGGCTAATGTCACTGTTCAATAAAGAGGAGAAGTCTCCAGGTTCTTCATCGCAACCACCAGCGACCCCTGCCACAGGAACGCCGACTACCCAGGAGGCAGGCACATCCCAACAGCCTTTCGTTATCCATTCAAACAAGCTTACTGATCAGTCCAACCAATTTCTACAGAGTCTCATGACTAAAGGCAAGTCGACCACCATTCGCCAAGAGCCTACTGGTCAATCCGGATCTCCGCACTCAAATCCTCAACAACAATATTTAGAGAAAATGTCTACTTCTGGGAAGCAGCAGGCCAATGCTCCCCCAGGATTATCGAAAAACTCAAACTCACCTCCTACAGTAACAGCGGTGCCTCCACCTGGCTTCCCAATGCATTTTGCGCACCCTCATATGATCCCTCCCATTAATAACCAAATAGCGATGCCACCTCCTGCTTTTCAGAATTTTGCGATCGCCCCACCCCCAGGTGTCTTCACAAACGCTGGCATGAATGCCGATCAAGGCCAACCATCCCTCTCGCAAATGCAGCAACCACCACACCAGCAATCTcaacagcagcaacagccCCATCCTCACTCACACGCATCTCAACAATCTCAGCCATCTCAATCATCACAGCAGATTTCTCAACAACCGCAACAGCAGGCACAACACAGGAATGTAATCCCTAGCAAGAGGCCACAACAAGGAGCACTTCCACAATTTATCAACGGCCCAGGTAATATGATGCCCATGCAACCCATGCAAGGAGGTCAGAATCAGTTTTCAAGACAGCCTCCTGCGGGATTTGCTCCATATGGTCAGAAGATAATACCACAACCTCATGGAGGGTTTCCTCCGTATGGACAGGCTATGATGCCACAGCCACCGGCTAATTTCATACCTTACGGACAAAAAATGTCTCAAACACCTATGCCAGGTTTCAACCCCTACGGCCAACCAATTGCACCACAACTGCCTCAGCAGAAGAAGTGA
- the YAE1 gene encoding Yae1p (Syntenic homolog of Saccharomyces cerevisiae YJR067C (YAE1)), which produces MSCEDDWLNTSDDEEKHGVFGGGSLELQKLERTHRNRGYRDGISSAKEENLQEGFDMKFPEGSRLGFQVGEVIGKLQTLDSLFGAQDSELRSDYKEALAQLQISRVLTHANFSEQMDATEALSSLLARWEGALVKYTSRYIPNV; this is translated from the coding sequence ATGAGCTGTGAAGATGACTGGCTCAACACTTCTGATGACGAAGAGAAGCACGGCGTGTTCGGTGGAGGGTCTTTAGAGCTCCAGAAACTTGAACGCACCCATCGCAATCGCGGATACCGCGATGGAATCAGCTCGGCAAAGGAAGAGAACCTCCAAGAAGGCTTCGACATGAAGTTTCCTGAGGGATCGCGCCTTGGTTTCCAAGTTGGCGAGGTAATTGGCAAACTGCAGACACTCGATTCTTTATTCGGAGCCCAGGATTCAGAGCTACGATCTGACTATAAAGAAGCGTTGGCCCAGCTGCAGATATCACGAGTGCTGACTCATGCTAATTTCAGCGAGCAGATGGATGCCACAGAGGCTCTATCCAGTCTTCTAGCAAGGTGGGAGGGGGCACTGGTTAAATACACAAGCCGCTATATACCAAATGTGTAA